The Methanofervidicoccus sp. A16 genome has a segment encoding these proteins:
- the purT gene encoding formate-dependent phosphoribosylglycinamide formyltransferase yields the protein MRVGTPLFSNATKILLLGGGELGKEIVIEGQRLGLECVVVDRYQHAPAMQVAHRSYVVDMRDGESLRAIIERETPDYIIPEIEAIDTEVLVEMEEFGYKVSPNANATRVTMNREYIRRLASEKLKLKTADYRFAESLEELKEAVDQLGMPCVVKPIMSSSGKGQSIIRNKEDIEKAWRHAQVSARGIGSKVIVEEFIDFDYEITLLTAKTEEGIKFCPPIGHIQIDGDYHESWQPHPMEEKTLREAQRIGYEIVTMLGGRGIYGVELFVRGDEVIFSEVSPRPHDTGMVTMITQNMSQFEIHLRCLLGLPVDVEMVVPAGASHVIKSNIDKWAPQYDIDEALKVPNTKLRLFGKPVARVGRRMGVALAYGESIEVARERAKRCAHAVKVF from the coding sequence GTGAGAGTGGGAACTCCTCTATTTTCAAATGCCACCAAAATACTCCTCTTAGGTGGAGGTGAGTTAGGGAAAGAGATAGTTATAGAGGGGCAGAGGTTAGGTTTAGAGTGTGTTGTTGTAGATAGGTATCAACATGCACCTGCAATGCAGGTTGCCCATAGAAGTTATGTAGTAGACATGAGAGATGGAGAAAGTTTAAGAGCCATAATCGAGAGAGAAACTCCCGACTACATCATCCCGGAGATAGAGGCTATAGATACAGAGGTTCTTGTAGAGATGGAGGAGTTTGGATACAAGGTATCTCCCAATGCCAATGCAACAAGGGTAACGATGAACAGGGAGTATATACGTAGGTTGGCATCTGAAAAACTTAAGTTAAAAACTGCAGATTATAGATTTGCAGAATCGTTAGAAGAGTTAAAAGAGGCTGTAGATCAGTTAGGGATGCCATGTGTCGTTAAACCTATTATGTCCTCTTCGGGAAAGGGCCAGAGTATTATAAGGAATAAAGAGGATATTGAAAAGGCATGGAGGCACGCCCAGGTTTCTGCAAGGGGAATAGGTTCCAAGGTGATAGTTGAGGAGTTTATAGACTTCGACTACGAGATAACACTTTTAACTGCAAAAACTGAGGAGGGTATAAAGTTCTGTCCTCCTATAGGCCATATACAGATAGATGGGGACTACCATGAGAGTTGGCAACCTCACCCAATGGAGGAGAAAACTCTAAGGGAGGCTCAGAGGATAGGTTATGAGATCGTTACCATGTTAGGAGGTAGAGGAATATACGGTGTAGAACTCTTTGTTAGGGGGGATGAGGTTATATTCAGTGAGGTTTCTCCAAGGCCCCATGATACAGGTATGGTAACTATGATAACCCAAAATATGAGCCAATTTGAGATACACCTTAGGTGTCTTTTAGGGTTACCTGTAGATGTGGAGATGGTTGTACCTGCAGGTGCCAGTCATGTTATTAAGTCTAATATAGACAAGTGGGCTCCCCAGTACGATATAGACGAAGCCCTAAAGGTTCCAAATACGAAGTTGAGGTTATTTGGTAAGCCTGTGGCAAGGGTTGGTAGGAGGATGGGCGTTGCACTGGCATACGGTGAGAGTATAGAGGTTGCAAGGGAGAGGGCCAAGAGATGTGCCCACGCTGTTAAGGTATTTTAA
- the vhuG gene encoding F420-non-reducing hydrogenase subunit VhuG, translating into MGDKVKLGMIQLCGCSGCHMSLLDLHEQLLKVLPNVEVLFGPIVADMKEIPEGIDVFLVEGGIRNEHEKHLLEEIRERSKVVVAWGTCAAYGGIPALGNLYPTEKLLNEAFSTGTVDNPGEVPGEDIPKLLERIYPVSHFIDVDLVLPGCPPKPEHNVELITALLEGKKPKVSTKIVCDECPREKEGTYPKELKRTFDGTPDEKKCLFEQGYTCVGMATRAGCGAMCPSVNVPCRGCYGKTDAVLDQGAAVANAYAVTGDAVLKLPDKLGLFYRFSMAAGLIPKKIHK; encoded by the coding sequence ATGGGAGATAAGGTAAAGTTAGGGATGATCCAACTATGTGGATGTTCCGGTTGTCATATGTCTCTGTTAGATCTCCATGAACAACTTCTCAAGGTACTTCCAAATGTAGAGGTCCTATTTGGTCCTATAGTGGCAGATATGAAGGAGATCCCAGAGGGTATAGATGTATTCCTAGTAGAGGGAGGTATTAGAAACGAACATGAGAAACACCTCTTAGAGGAGATCAGGGAAAGATCAAAGGTTGTTGTGGCATGGGGAACCTGTGCAGCCTATGGAGGAATACCAGCCTTAGGTAACCTATATCCTACTGAGAAACTCCTTAATGAGGCATTCTCTACAGGTACTGTAGACAACCCTGGAGAGGTACCAGGAGAGGATATTCCAAAACTACTAGAGAGGATATATCCAGTATCTCACTTTATAGATGTAGATCTTGTACTACCTGGATGTCCTCCAAAACCTGAACACAATGTAGAGTTGATAACTGCACTGTTAGAGGGGAAGAAACCTAAGGTATCTACAAAGATAGTATGTGATGAGTGTCCAAGGGAGAAGGAAGGGACCTATCCTAAGGAATTAAAGAGAACCTTTGATGGAACTCCCGATGAGAAGAAATGTCTCTTTGAACAAGGTTATACATGTGTAGGAATGGCTACAAGAGCAGGATGTGGAGCAATGTGCCCATCTGTAAATGTACCCTGTAGAGGATGTTATGGAAAAACAGATGCAGTTCTTGACCAGGGAGCTGCAGTTGCAAATGCATATGCAGTTACTGGTGATGCAGTACTGAAACTCCCTGATAAATTAGGATTATTCTATAGGTTCTCCATGGCTGCAGGATTAATTCCTAAGAAGATCCACAAGTAA
- the vhuB gene encoding F420-non-reducing hydrogenase associated-polyferredoxin VhuB, whose product MGGIKIQEDLCLVCNACTAVCPTEAIEISPFKTCIICMDCVEVCPTGALYESNGVISYNPSKCVKCGDCAEACPTKIKKVDDRYPYSKGHCILCKRCVEICPIDIISIPGIVEKPKKKIEIPNEPIVVTEDCVGCEICVPVCPVEAITMEKGRAVIDREKCIYCSICAQTCPWNAIYVSGKIPKKRKKEILKFEVDESKCIGCIVCAEICPGDMIKYNSEKNIVEVPKACPACKLCVKACPVDAITLEVRYESAHPITEEGLVIIEEDYDILEKCARVCPTDAIVVDKKNRTVKMCIVCGACTVACPTGALKLGKINHNGKEYNRIEYSPHLCVKCGNCVEVCPMKTLRLTRGKIPLKGYCVMCLLCLSCAEAEKKKVLELR is encoded by the coding sequence ATGGGGGGAATAAAAATCCAGGAAGATCTCTGTCTAGTATGTAACGCCTGTACTGCCGTCTGTCCTACAGAGGCTATAGAGATATCTCCCTTTAAAACCTGCATAATATGTATGGACTGTGTTGAGGTCTGTCCAACTGGAGCACTCTACGAATCTAATGGTGTTATATCTTACAATCCATCAAAGTGTGTAAAGTGTGGAGACTGTGCAGAGGCCTGTCCAACTAAGATAAAAAAGGTTGATGATAGATACCCCTATTCAAAGGGGCACTGTATTTTATGTAAAAGATGCGTAGAGATATGTCCAATAGATATCATCTCCATACCTGGGATAGTGGAAAAGCCTAAGAAAAAGATCGAGATTCCCAATGAGCCAATAGTGGTTACCGAGGACTGTGTAGGTTGTGAGATCTGTGTCCCAGTGTGTCCTGTAGAGGCTATTACTATGGAAAAGGGCAGGGCAGTTATCGATAGAGAAAAGTGTATATACTGTTCCATATGTGCCCAAACCTGTCCATGGAATGCTATTTACGTCTCTGGCAAAATACCGAAGAAGAGGAAAAAGGAGATATTGAAGTTTGAAGTAGATGAGAGCAAGTGTATAGGATGTATAGTCTGTGCCGAGATCTGTCCAGGGGATATGATAAAGTACAACAGCGAAAAGAATATAGTAGAAGTTCCAAAGGCCTGTCCAGCATGTAAGTTATGTGTTAAGGCCTGTCCTGTAGATGCCATAACCTTAGAGGTAAGGTATGAATCTGCACATCCAATAACAGAGGAAGGATTAGTTATCATCGAGGAGGATTACGATATACTGGAGAAGTGTGCTAGGGTATGTCCCACCGATGCAATTGTAGTAGATAAGAAAAATAGAACTGTAAAGATGTGTATAGTCTGTGGTGCATGTACTGTCGCATGTCCAACTGGAGCGTTAAAGTTAGGTAAGATAAACCACAATGGAAAGGAGTACAACAGGATAGAGTACAGTCCTCACCTATGTGTAAAATGTGGTAACTGTGTAGAGGTTTGTCCAATGAAAACCTTAAGATTAACAAGGGGAAAGATACCTCTAAAGGGATACTGTGTAATGTGTTTACTCTGTCTATCCTGTGCAGAGGCTGAAAAGAAGAAGGTATTGGAGTTGAGGTAA
- a CDS encoding CoB--CoM heterodisulfide reductase iron-sulfur subunit A family protein encodes MESPRIGVFVCHCGANINGIVDCEAVKEFALKLDGVVYAETYPFYCSDPGQKLIKNAIKEYNLNRIVVAACTPKIHEPTFRTCIAEAGLSPYYLEFVNIREQDSFVHLSDREAATKKAMELVAGGVERAKRLEDVPQKVVEVDRSCLIIGGGIAGIQAALDLGDQGYKVYLVEKEESIGGRMAQLAKTFPTDDCALUILAPKMVTVANHPNVEIITYAEIKNVSGYVGNFEVTIEKKPRYVDESKCTGCGACAKVCPIEVPNEFDLGLGTRKAIYVPFAQAVPLVYTIDKEYCIDCRLCESVCGPEAIDFNQKPEEIKLKAGTIIVATGYDEFDATLKEEYGYGVYDNVITTLELERMINPAGPTGGHVIRPSDGKHPHKVVFIQCVGSRDLKVGNPYCSRICCMFALKNAQLIKMHEPDAEVYICYMDIRAFGKGYEEYYQRAQEQFGVKFIRGRPACVIEDPETKNLILRVEDTLMGEIVEIDADLVVLSAGLVPRPDTRDIAKMLGLDISPDGFFKELHPKLAPVNTKVDGIAIAGVAQGPKDIPDTVAQAKGAASAVAIPMAKGKFEIEMIRAIVNKEVCGGCEICAQVCPYNAISYKDVEGHIIADVNDIACKGCGSCCATCPSGALQLRYYRDEQIISAIDGILDIHNMINQ; translated from the coding sequence ATGGAAAGCCCCAGAATAGGGGTCTTTGTCTGCCACTGCGGTGCCAATATTAACGGCATCGTAGATTGTGAGGCGGTAAAAGAGTTTGCCTTAAAACTTGATGGAGTAGTATACGCAGAGACCTACCCCTTTTACTGCTCCGATCCAGGGCAAAAGTTGATCAAAAATGCAATAAAGGAATACAATTTGAATAGAATAGTTGTTGCAGCATGTACTCCTAAAATCCACGAGCCTACCTTTAGAACCTGTATTGCAGAGGCAGGATTGTCTCCATACTATTTAGAGTTCGTAAATATCAGGGAACAGGATTCCTTCGTCCATTTGAGCGATAGAGAAGCGGCGACAAAGAAGGCGATGGAGTTAGTTGCAGGAGGTGTGGAGAGAGCTAAGAGGTTAGAGGATGTACCTCAAAAAGTTGTAGAGGTAGATAGATCCTGTCTCATCATTGGAGGAGGTATTGCTGGTATTCAGGCAGCCCTCGATTTAGGAGATCAGGGTTATAAGGTATATCTGGTGGAAAAGGAGGAATCTATCGGAGGTAGAATGGCCCAATTGGCCAAGACATTCCCAACAGACGACTGTGCTCTTTGAATCTTGGCTCCTAAGATGGTTACAGTAGCAAACCACCCTAACGTTGAAATAATCACCTACGCAGAGATAAAAAATGTATCAGGGTACGTAGGTAACTTCGAAGTAACTATAGAGAAAAAGCCAAGGTACGTAGATGAGTCCAAGTGTACAGGATGTGGTGCCTGTGCTAAAGTATGTCCTATTGAAGTGCCTAACGAATTTGACTTAGGGTTAGGTACTAGGAAAGCCATATACGTACCATTTGCTCAGGCTGTCCCCTTGGTATATACCATAGATAAGGAATACTGTATCGACTGTAGGTTGTGTGAAAGTGTCTGTGGACCTGAAGCCATAGATTTCAACCAGAAACCTGAGGAGATCAAATTAAAGGCAGGGACAATAATTGTAGCGACAGGTTATGACGAGTTCGATGCAACCTTAAAAGAAGAGTACGGATATGGAGTTTATGACAACGTAATAACTACCTTGGAATTGGAGAGAATGATCAACCCTGCAGGGCCCACTGGAGGACATGTAATAAGGCCAAGTGACGGAAAGCATCCCCATAAGGTAGTGTTTATACAGTGTGTAGGTTCCAGAGATCTGAAAGTTGGTAACCCTTACTGTTCAAGGATCTGCTGTATGTTTGCCCTAAAGAATGCACAACTGATAAAGATGCACGAGCCAGATGCAGAGGTTTACATCTGCTACATGGATATAAGGGCCTTTGGAAAGGGATACGAGGAGTACTATCAGAGAGCCCAGGAACAGTTCGGGGTTAAATTTATAAGGGGAAGACCTGCATGTGTCATCGAGGATCCAGAGACTAAAAACCTCATCCTCCGAGTAGAGGATACACTGATGGGAGAGATAGTAGAGATAGATGCCGACCTAGTGGTACTATCTGCAGGACTTGTACCACGACCAGATACCAGAGATATAGCAAAGATGTTAGGATTGGATATCAGTCCAGATGGATTCTTCAAGGAACTCCATCCAAAGTTGGCACCAGTTAATACCAAGGTAGATGGAATAGCCATTGCAGGTGTGGCTCAAGGTCCAAAAGATATACCTGATACAGTGGCTCAGGCTAAAGGTGCAGCAAGTGCAGTGGCAATACCGATGGCCAAGGGTAAATTTGAGATAGAGATGATAAGAGCAATAGTAAATAAAGAGGTCTGTGGAGGATGTGAAATCTGTGCTCAAGTATGCCCATACAATGCTATATCCTATAAGGATGTTGAGGGCCATATTATAGCAGATGTAAATGATATCGCATGTAAAGGTTGTGGATCCTGTTGCGCTACCTGTCCAAGTGGAGCCCTGCAGTTAAGATACTATAGAGATGAACAGATAATATCTGCAATAGATGGGATCTTAGATATTCACAATATGATAAATCAATAA
- the vhuU gene encoding F420-non-reducing hydrogenase selenoprotein subunit VhuU, with product MEIDEKKLNLLEAVLRAYDPUYSCAAHVIVKNEKGDLLFEIKKEE from the coding sequence ATGGAGATAGACGAAAAAAAGTTGAACCTATTAGAGGCTGTCTTGAGAGCCTACGATCCTTGATACTCATGTGCAGCTCATGTAATAGTCAAAAATGAAAAAGGAGATCTCCTATTCGAGATAAAAAAGGAAGAATAG
- the vhuD gene encoding F420-non-reducing hydrogenase iron-sulfur subunit VhuD, which produces MDSPVIIAFACYQUGYGAADLAGTSKMQYPPSVRIIRIPCTGRFDISYALRAFQKGADGVMVVGUKPNECVYESGNFRAMERVKLMKEILEELGIGGERIEIFLMSAADAAKFVEAVNTMTERVNRLGPNPLKSQCG; this is translated from the coding sequence ATGGATAGCCCAGTAATAATAGCATTTGCATGCTACCAGTGAGGGTATGGTGCTGCAGATCTTGCTGGAACTAGCAAGATGCAGTACCCTCCGTCTGTTAGAATTATAAGAATACCCTGCACTGGTAGATTTGATATATCCTATGCCCTTAGGGCCTTCCAAAAGGGTGCTGATGGGGTTATGGTTGTAGGGTGAAAACCTAACGAGTGTGTCTATGAAAGTGGAAACTTTAGGGCCATGGAGAGGGTAAAACTTATGAAGGAGATACTGGAGGAACTTGGGATAGGGGGAGAGAGGATAGAGATATTCCTCATGAGTGCAGCAGACGCTGCCAAGTTTGTAGAGGCAGTAAATACAATGACTGAGAGGGTTAACAGGTTGGGCCCTAATCCACTAAAGAGCCAGTGCGGGTAA
- the vhuA gene encoding F420-non-reducing hydrogenase Vhu subunit A: MGKITIEPLSRVEGHGKVTITLDESGKPVEVKLHITAIRGFEQFVVGRPAEEVPRIVPRICGICQTPHHLASVKAVDAAWDVEIPSAAKKLRELMLLGNMIHSHALHFYYLAAPDLILGPDADPEVRNIVGLIEKSPEIVKKAIALRKFGQSIVEKVGGRPIHPVTGIPGGVSKSLSEEDRDAFLKEIDTMIEYAKESVELIKSLNEKHMDMIKSLGVIDSWYLGIVKDGKHSFYDGVLRFLSPDGSEKVEFPFSEYQDYIGEHSVPYSYVKYPYYKKAGYPEGIYRVGPLAMINICDSIPTPLAEEARKEFIDIFGSPANQSLAYHHARLIELLTACERTKELLEDSEITSTDVRVEVEPKAGSGVGIVEAPRGVLIHHYETDENGIVIKANMIVASTHNVPTMEKALKQAVMEVFKK; encoded by the coding sequence ATGGGCAAGATCACTATAGAACCCCTAAGTCGTGTTGAAGGTCATGGTAAAGTTACTATTACACTAGACGAATCGGGAAAACCAGTTGAAGTTAAACTACATATTACTGCAATAAGGGGGTTTGAGCAGTTTGTAGTAGGAAGGCCTGCTGAAGAAGTGCCAAGGATTGTACCTAGGATCTGTGGGATATGTCAGACACCCCACCACCTAGCAAGTGTCAAGGCAGTTGATGCCGCCTGGGACGTTGAGATACCTAGTGCTGCAAAGAAACTTAGGGAGTTGATGCTATTAGGTAATATGATCCACAGTCATGCATTACACTTCTACTATCTAGCAGCACCAGATTTAATACTTGGGCCAGATGCAGACCCTGAGGTTAGAAATATTGTAGGATTGATTGAAAAATCCCCGGAAATTGTCAAAAAAGCCATAGCATTGAGGAAGTTCGGTCAGAGTATAGTGGAAAAAGTTGGAGGTAGGCCCATACACCCAGTTACAGGTATTCCAGGGGGTGTATCCAAATCACTAAGTGAAGAAGATAGGGATGCATTCCTAAAGGAAATCGACACTATGATAGAGTACGCCAAGGAGAGTGTAGAGTTGATCAAATCATTAAATGAGAAACATATGGATATGATAAAATCCCTGGGAGTGATAGACTCTTGGTACCTAGGAATAGTTAAAGATGGAAAACACTCCTTCTACGATGGAGTTTTAAGATTCCTATCTCCAGATGGTAGTGAGAAGGTGGAATTCCCATTCTCTGAATACCAGGATTACATAGGAGAACACAGTGTACCATACAGTTATGTAAAATACCCCTACTATAAAAAGGCTGGATATCCTGAAGGAATCTACAGAGTTGGACCCTTGGCAATGATAAATATATGTGATAGTATTCCTACACCACTGGCTGAAGAGGCTAGAAAGGAGTTTATAGATATATTTGGAAGTCCAGCAAATCAGTCTTTGGCTTACCACCATGCGAGACTTATAGAGTTACTTACAGCATGTGAAAGAACTAAAGAGTTATTGGAGGATAGTGAGATCACCTCTACAGATGTAAGAGTAGAGGTGGAGCCAAAGGCAGGTAGTGGTGTCGGTATTGTAGAGGCTCCAAGAGGTGTTTTAATACATCACTACGAGACAGATGAGAATGGAATAGTCATAAAAGCCAACATGATAGTGGCATCGACACATAACGTACCTACAATGGAGAAGGCGCTCAAACAGGCTGTAATGGAGGTATTTAAAAAATAA